The genomic stretch aacggcattttttttttcttcatgcCGTTtgaaaatatgtacatatgtaggtataaaTGTATCAGTGTGTGGGTGAgtatttgtgtttgtgtttgcaACTGGATTTTGTTAGCTTGGACCGCTGCTGgacaaaattaatttcataaaatataatacatatgTGCTGCTAATGGGAATGAATTTGACATGCAAGTTACCTTTTTTCCTTCAAATTTTCTCGCTCCTGTTGTCGTAGGCGTCGTTTGGAgcttttattaatattttttgtgttctaTGCGGAGATGCAGCAGACACTCGGGCAGtagctctctctctgtttcactgctgctgccactgctggTGCTGATTCAGATGCTCTGCTTTAGGCAGAGTTGCATGCACAAGATATTAAATTGTGTTTTATGTTATTGTTggcaaatatattaaatatataagcAAATATACACAACGATTAGCGCACTAACGGTACCGTTCGAGCTTACTgtaaaaaaaacccaaaaaaaaaaaacaaagctcacacacacacgagcAATATGCAATATGCAATTAAatctgcaaaaatgttttttttgtttttgcagctttttctctctattttcttttctttttttatggtgtttgaaatataaatattccAATTAACCCACAACGACCACGACCCGAGAGGAgcaatttgtgttttttgatttttcggTGCTTCGCTCTTCTTCGACGTGAAAAACTCCGACCGCACAACGTTCCAAtttgaaatcaaaaacaacagtaaaaaaaaaaaacaaaaacccgaACCACATCGAACTACCCGAACCAAATTCGAACCACCCGAAGCACATCGAACCACACGAAACCAGACCGAACTCCTTGCAACCACGTGAAACATGCAACAAAGGAGTCGAACTCGAGCTTCGGAGTCGAAACTCGAACATGTTTGCACGTTTTAGCTTATTTACAGCTAGATGTAGCTTTTATCCGATTTCCACTATTTTTTCATCTACAATCAGTGATGCCAAGtcaaaatttgataaatacGTAGCCAGGCTCCAAAATCTACGTATTTTTACGTAGCACAATTTTGCTATTTACGTATAAATAGATCTacgtacttttttttttaaaaaaattaataaacaattaaatttttaaattaactgtATTGTACTtcgttgttattattttcatttgtcGTTTTAGAAAGCAAATTACATTGTTTAAATTATCCATAttaatttatgtacatattttacaaaaattatttggAGTTACGTTTGCTTCTTCGTCGGTGTCACTTGttaaaatttccatttttcaCATTAATTGTTCACCTCCAATTTCAAGCACAAATTCTGAAGTAAGCGCTGCcaatatttttgcaatttagcGATGCTAGCCCATTGAAAAAACGTAAACATATCGAAAACGGAATTTAGTGCTGCTAACCCAATATAAATCGTAtcatcttttttatttaattcataATATATTGATATTACCCAAAAATTTTgggttttaaaattttttatcaatatattttaaaagtaCGTAGTTTTAGTCTCTTCGTACGTAGATACGTAGATCTACGTAGAAATACGTAGACTTGGCATCGCTGTCTACAATAGTGGGATCCGGATAAAAAATATTGGGTTTCGGATAAAAAACCCGATTGTCCCGCTATTGTTCTGTTATACTGCCCAGAAGCGCGAATAAGAAGTCAATTTTAAAGAATTGGACCATTTTTTTGGTGCGTGTTGGCTGCCAGAAGCGCGGATTAGTTGAATATTGAGCTCCACAATGTCCGACAACGACGACTATCTGTTTGCGCTAAAATTGCAACAGCAATTAAATGAAGAATCGCCGGAAAGCAACAACACCACAAACCAAGCCAGCAAAAAGCGTGTAAGatggcaataacaacaaatcaGTTGCTTCTCCCTTTGTTTTCTATTAACTATTCATATTTCTAGGTGACAAACGAGCCGACAAACAGTAGCCAAGCGGACTTCGAACTGGCAGTTCAATTGCAGGCTCAACTGAATGCAGAGTCCGATGCTGATTCAGAAGACGACGGTGGCTTTAAGGGGTTGCCAGGCGCAAGCGGTGCCAGTGACTTGGACTCAAGTATTCAGTTTGTCTACTCCGGCCAGACAAATGCGGTAAGTGACACCGAGTAAGGGAAGCCCAGTGGGAAACCTTTGGTAATCTTGATTACTTGCAGGTGGCCAAGGCCAAGCCATCAGCATCAAGGGGGGAGAGTGATTACTTGAATCAGACCCAAAATCTTGTGCATCCTGAATGGGAGCTTATAGATCCTACCCCAGATATTTCATCCATGTTTGTCCAATTTGATGACAAATTCTTTCAAAAGCGTTTGGGAGCTGTGGTCATAGAGTGGAGCAAACGCATGTATTCTTGTGCTGGCATCTGCTACCAGCGAGGCAATCGCTATTTCAAGGAAATAATAATACGTCTGAGTGAGCCACTGCTGAAGCTGCGGCCACGCAAGGATCTGGTCGAAACAATGCTGGTTAGTAGCCCATATCGTTTTTCATTGCCAAATTACTTAGTTGTTTTCCCTTTTGATTTGTAGCACGAAATGATCCATGCCTATTGCTTTGTGCTCAACATTCGCGAAGGTAATGGTGGCCATggacccaactttaagcgcatTATGAACACCATTAACAAGGTGGCCGGCACGAATATTACTGTATACCATACATTTCATGATGAAGTCGATGCATATCGTACCCATATCTGGCGCTGCACTGGCATTTGTCAGAACCACACCCCCTTTCAGGGTTGGGTTAAGCGCACTTCGAATCGGGCACCCGGACCCAGTGACCAATGGTGGGAGAAGCATCAGCGTGAATGTGGTGGCACATTCATGAAAGTCAGCCAGCCGCCGCCGCCAAGCAGACCGGCCAAGGAGCCAGCCAAATCGTCAAAGGGAAAGAAGGCCATAAGTAATCAGCCCGCCACTTCATCATCCGATGATATACGCAACTATTTTGAGAAACCACCGGCGAAAAGACCAGCTTTTGGAGTGTCGTCCAGTGCAAAGCCAGTTAGCCAATTGGCTAGTATAGTGCCACCCTCATCCTACCCTGGTCTGTCTTCAGATCCCTTTGCTTTGCCAAAGCAAACGGCAGCTGCCCCCAAAGTTTTTAGCTTTAGTGATTTTACCAATGATCGTTCGCCGACAGAAGTACGTGGCGGAAAACTGGGTAATGGAGTTTTCGGCATAAGATCCCCGCCCCGAGAGATGTCTGGTCAGGGTTACACATTGGCCAACAGTGCAGGAGACATTGAAAATGGTAAGACCCCCGATCGTTCACATCTACGTCAGCTTTATTTACGACGCTTTGGCAAAGATCCCCCCGAACCCGATATTAGCAAGAAAACTACCGAATCTCAGCCAAAAGACAGCTCTAAACCAGATGCAGATACATCTAAGACTAACAAGAAGCGTTCGCGTGAGTCAAACGAGGACGATAATGAGATTGTAGGCTGGGAATCCTATGATGATGATATAATGGTGCGTGATGTGGTTGCGACTGTGATAAACATCTCAGACagcgacgacgatgatgatgatgacaatgatAAGAAGGTAAAAAAGGAGAAACCCAGCCAGGAGCAAGTTCCTTCGCCTCGATCATGTTCGCCCATCTCTCGTAATCTGCCAATTAGTAGCCAAGAGCGTACGCGCAACATAAAACGCGAGGTCATGGCCGATGAATCCTTGCGCTTCAGCGATGAAGACATTCTTATGATTGATGATGAATACGATGATGCTGTAGATCGCGATGATGAGAATCTGTTGGCCGCCACCGAACTAGCCGATCAGTCCATACTTGATGAATTCTTTGGCGAAGACACTTTAATTCAGGAATATCAACGGGAGAATGATGTGATACCAAGTGGATCCCGTTACCATCATAATGTGAACAATGACATTGTGTCATGTCCCATATGCTTTGAGAAAATGAAACGTTCACAGTTATCGAATCACTTGGAGGGCTGCAGCATAACCATACGCATAGAGCCACCTTCATTCAAGCCAAAGACAATAGTAAAGCAAGCGAATACTAACACCAGCATTAACACCTCCTCCACCAAAAACAATAGTAGCAAAGCCAATCCATCAACCAAAACTAAATCCCGCTCTAGTGGAACTAGTGCCAAAGCAAGAGATAACATTGAAGCTCGAAAGGCCAACGATAGTATTCGTCCTCGAACTCGTTCAGTGACCCTGCTGTCAAGTTCCGAAAAACGCATGACACGGCAATCATCAAAAAGGGAAATCCTTAAGCAATCGGGCTACACCGATCGAGAGATTGCGGAATTGAATCTGAGCAGCTCATCCGCCAATACCAGTTTCAGCGACGAGGACCAGCAGTTAACTCCACGACAGCGTCGTCAACGTAATCTATTTAAAAAGACGACACCATGTCCTCGGTGCGGACAGGAGTTGATGGGTCATCAATTGGAGGCTCATGGTAAACTTTGCACTAAAAAACGTCGTTCTAGATTCAAATAGACTGGATCCCAGACAGATCCTCCAGCTCTCTTCACCTACATTGTTCCTCCATCATGGCAGCAGATGCATAATTCATTTCCATGGttttaaattcacaaaaaaatgtgtttgaatatatttgtattactattttttttttttttgtttctagaTTTAATGTGTAAGAATAAACGTTTAGAATATGCGACCGAAGTAAcgcaaattttgtttattctcGTAACGCTTCGCCAATGCTGGCCAATGGACAACAAACATATCCGCTATGGGCATCAGTAGGCATCCGCTAAGCGACAGACTCTCCACCCGGCAAAAACTCTCGACGAACACAATTCGCGTATGGCGAGGTAAGCGGCCAAGTAAACGCCAAAAGTAAGCCGCATAGCAATAGGGCACACATGTCCCAGGTCCATTACAGAGCAGCAATTGCGGCTGATCCCGCCAAATGAGCCAACAGCTCCAGACTAGCGCCCATAGGGTAGTAAATATGCTAGAGATCCAACTCTGGCCCACGCTCCGACTACGTGGAACTGTAATAAAATCATCCGGCCTTGCTTGAGGCATCTGGGTGAGCAGATGTTGTTGGGAGGTGTCATCGCTGTTGGCGACAATGTAGCGAATAGGTTGGTATAAAGAGGCATTCTCTGCATTGGCAGTGT from Drosophila willistoni isolate 14030-0811.24 unplaced genomic scaffold, UCI_dwil_1.1 Seg143.1, whole genome shotgun sequence encodes the following:
- the LOC6648314 gene encoding DNA-dependent metalloprotease SPRTN isoform X2, with the protein product MSDNDDYLFALKLQQQLNEESPESNNTTNQASKKRVTNEPTNSSQADFELAVQLQAQLNAESDADSEDDGGFKGLPGASGASDLDSSIQFVYSGQTNAVAKAKPSASRGESDYLNQTQNLVHPEWELIDPTPDISSMFVQFDDKFFQKRLGAVVIEWSKRMYSCAGICYQRGNRYFKEIIIRLSEPLLKLRPRKDLVETMLHEMIHAYCFVLNIREGNGGHGPNFKRIMNTINKVAGTNITVYHTFHDEVDAYRTHIWRCTGICQNHTPFQGWVKRTSNRAPGPSDQWWEKHQRECGGTFMKVSQPPPPSRPAKEPAKSSKGKKAISNQPATSSSDDIRNYFEKPPAKRPAFGVSSSAKPVSQLASIVPPSSYPGLSSDPFALPKQTAAAPKVFSFSDFTNDRSPTEVRGGKLGNGVFGIRSPPREMSGQGYTLANSAGDIENDPPEPDISKKTTESQPKDSSKPDADTSKTNKKRSRESNEDDNEIVGWESYDDDIMVRDVVATVINISDSDDDDDDDNDKKVKKEKPSQEQVPSPRSCSPISRNLPISSQERTRNIKREVMADESLRFSDEDILMIDDEYDDAVDRDDENLLAATELADQSILDEFFGEDTLIQEYQRENDVIPSGSRYHHNVNNDIVSCPICFEKMKRSQLSNHLEGCSITIRIEPPSFKPKTIVKQANTNTSINTSSTKNNSSKANPSTKTKSRSSGTSAKARDNIEARKANDSIRPRTRSVTLLSSSEKRMTRQSSKREILKQSGYTDREIAELNLSSSSANTSFSDEDQQLTPRQRRQRNLFKKTTPCPRCGQELMGHQLEAHGKLCTKKRRSRFK
- the LOC6648314 gene encoding uncharacterized protein LOC6648314 isoform X1 is translated as MSDNDDYLFALKLQQQLNEESPESNNTTNQASKKRVTNEPTNSSQADFELAVQLQAQLNAESDADSEDDGGFKGLPGASGASDLDSSIQFVYSGQTNAVAKAKPSASRGESDYLNQTQNLVHPEWELIDPTPDISSMFVQFDDKFFQKRLGAVVIEWSKRMYSCAGICYQRGNRYFKEIIIRLSEPLLKLRPRKDLVETMLHEMIHAYCFVLNIREGNGGHGPNFKRIMNTINKVAGTNITVYHTFHDEVDAYRTHIWRCTGICQNHTPFQGWVKRTSNRAPGPSDQWWEKHQRECGGTFMKVSQPPPPSRPAKEPAKSSKGKKAISNQPATSSSDDIRNYFEKPPAKRPAFGVSSSAKPVSQLASIVPPSSYPGLSSDPFALPKQTAAAPKVFSFSDFTNDRSPTEVRGGKLGNGVFGIRSPPREMSGQGYTLANSAGDIENGKTPDRSHLRQLYLRRFGKDPPEPDISKKTTESQPKDSSKPDADTSKTNKKRSRESNEDDNEIVGWESYDDDIMVRDVVATVINISDSDDDDDDDNDKKVKKEKPSQEQVPSPRSCSPISRNLPISSQERTRNIKREVMADESLRFSDEDILMIDDEYDDAVDRDDENLLAATELADQSILDEFFGEDTLIQEYQRENDVIPSGSRYHHNVNNDIVSCPICFEKMKRSQLSNHLEGCSITIRIEPPSFKPKTIVKQANTNTSINTSSTKNNSSKANPSTKTKSRSSGTSAKARDNIEARKANDSIRPRTRSVTLLSSSEKRMTRQSSKREILKQSGYTDREIAELNLSSSSANTSFSDEDQQLTPRQRRQRNLFKKTTPCPRCGQELMGHQLEAHGKLCTKKRRSRFK
- the LOC6648315 gene encoding UDP-N-acetylglucosamine transferase subunit ALG14 homolog, with product MPLTYVILGSGGHTAEMCKINQALLDTANAENASLYQPIRYIVANSDDTSQQHLLTQMPQARPDDFITVPRSRSVGQSWISSIFTTLWALVWSCWLIWRDQPQLLLCNGPGTCVPYCYAAYFWRLLGRLPRHTRIVFVESFCRVESLSLSGCLLMPIADMFVVHWPALAKRYENKQNLRYFGRIF